NNNNNNNNNNNNNNNNNNNNNNNNNNNNNNNNNNNNNNNNNNNNNNNNNNNNNNNNNNNNNNNNNNNNNNNNNNNNNNNNNNNNNNNNNNNNNNNNNNNNNNNNNNNNNNNNNNNNNNNNNNNNNNNNNNNNNNNNNNNNNNNNNNNNNNNNNNNNNNNNNNNNNNNNNNNNNNNNNNNNNNNNNNNNNNNNNNNNNNNNNNNNNNNNNNNNNNNNNNNNNNNNNNNNNNNNNNNNNNNNNNNNNNNNNNNNNNNNNNNNNNNNNNNNNNNNNNNNNNNNNNNNNNNNNNNNNNNNNNNNNNNNNNNNNNNNNNNNNNNNNNNNNNNNNNNNNNNNNNNNNNNNNNNNNNNNNNNNNNNNNNNNNNNNNNNNNNNNNNNNNNNNNNNNNNNNNNNNNNNNNNNNNNNNNNNNNNNNNNNNNNNNNNNNNNNNNNNNNNNNNNNNNNNNNNNNNNNNNNNNNNNNNNNNNNNNNNNNNNNNNNNNNNNNNNNNNNNNNNNNNNNNNNNNNNNNNNNNNNNNNNNNNNNNNNNNNNNNNNNNNNNNNNNNNNNNNNNNNNNNNNNNNNNNNNNNNNNNNNNNNNNNNNNNNNNNNNNNNNNNNNNNNNNNNNNNNNNNNNNNNNNNNNNNNNNNNNNNNNNNNNNNNNNNNNNNNNNNNNNNNNNNNNNNNNNNNNNNNNNNNNNNNNNNNNNNNNNNNNNNNNNNNNNNNNNNNNNNNNNNNNNNNNNNNNNNNNNNNNNNNNNNNNNNNNNNNNNNNNNNNNNNNNNNNNNNNNNNNNNNNNNNNNNNNNNNNNNNNNNNNNNNNNNNNNNNNNNNNNNNNNNNNNNNNNNNNNNNNNNNNNNNNNNNNNNNNNNNNNNNNNNNNNNNNNNNNNNNNNNNgcgattctcctgcctcagcctcccgagtaggtgggattacaggcatgcactcccgtgcctggctaattttaattttgtattttggatagagatagggtttcaccatgttggtcaggctggtctcgaacttccagcctcaggtgatctgcccaccttggcctcccagagtgctgggattacaggcatgaaccaccgcacctggcgcCAGTTACCTAATCTTTAATACGAAGAAAATAAGAGCTATCCACAGGGTTGTTTTAAGGAGTAAATGAATAATGGACACGAACATTTAGGTAAAATGCTAGTGTTTAGCATAGTGTTGTGCATATAGTAAATGTTTACTATTCCTAGTCTTAGTGCTATCTATTACAGTATTAATAAATGACCTAGCACCCATAACTCTGTGGTGTCAGTTACCTGAAGTTGGTCTTTCTGTTGTAAGCTTGCTGGCCATACCCAAATCCTGAAGAGGATTGACAGTGGAGAGAGCTCTGTGAGAGTTTGGAATTAGGAGGGCGGATAGGGTAGGACTTTTTCTCTGCCCAGTAATGTGTTTTCACTTTTAAGAAGGTACATTCAGGTAACACAGACAGAGGACAGGGAAGTGGGTTAGGGGCCTCTGCACTCAGGCAGCCACGGTGTCGGGAGACTAGTGCTCCCTTCCACTGAGCAGTACAGGCAGGCAGTGAGTGAGTTGTTGCTTACTTGTATGAtgcctaagaaagaaaaatatttttgggaaaacaaaacaaaacaaagcgaCAGCCAAAATTGTATGACGCCGTGAAGGAGAGGGGTGCGGCATCATGTACAGATGCTTCTCCTTTGTTGCCCTGAGTGTCCAAAATGTCATCTTGCAGAGGCCACAGGTTTGTTCCTGAGCCACTTACTTCCCCTTTGCCAGTTCTGTCACCTTCCCAGTGGTACAGTTCCTGCTGCTCTTCCCTAAAGCGCTGTTTTGTGTCCCCTGACAGGTGGCGTTCAAGATGTACTTGGGCATCACTCCAAGCATTACTAATTGGAGCCCAGCTGGTGATGAATTCTCCCTCATTTTGGAAAATAACCCCTTGGTGGACTTTGTGGAACTTCCTGATAACCACTCATCCCTTATTTATTCCAATCTCTTGTGTGGGGTGTTGCGGGGAGCTTTGGAGATGGTGAGTGCAGCTCTTTATCTTCTGGGACACCTGAAATGCAATAGGGACttgataagtgaatgaatgaaagagagaaaagacagggcTTTGGCTCACCCCAGCACTTTACTGTCTAAGATGGTGATGCTGCTGAGGTAGGATCCAAGTCGGACATCTTTACATGGTGATGCTCCTCCATACCAGGCTGGAAGGTGGTGCTGTCAGTCCCCAAAGCCCAGGAACATCCATTCTCAGATAGGCTTATTTGGTGACAGTCTCATTCTTGGGTATTCTTTGCTAAGTTTCTCCTTAAGGGTTGGAGCCATTGTCTTATGCAACAGAACATTGGCGCTGTCAATCCTGTGCTTGTGGGAAACCAGCTCTGCTTTTTTGGCTGCTGTGGATGAGTCATTTATGCCCCATCCCCACTGGTTCCCTAGAGGCT
The genomic region above belongs to Piliocolobus tephrosceles isolate RC106 chromosome 1, ASM277652v3, whole genome shotgun sequence and contains:
- the TRAPPC3 gene encoding trafficking protein particle complex subunit 3, which produces MYRCFSFVALSVQNVILQRPQVAFKMYLGITPSITNWSPAGDEFSLILENNPLVDFVELPDNHSSLIYSNLLCGVLRGALEMVQMAVEAKFVQDTLKGDGVTEIRMRFIRRIEDNLPAGEE